The Anoplopoma fimbria isolate UVic2021 breed Golden Eagle Sablefish chromosome 10, Afim_UVic_2022, whole genome shotgun sequence sequence ttcaccctcactacacgtttgggtttaccgggtctgtccggcagcctccccgccacctgatccaactcaccaccaggtggtgatcagttgacagctctgctcctctcttcacccgagtgtccaagacatacggccgcaggtctgatgacacaactacaaagtcgatcatagacctttggcctagggtgttctggtaccaagtacacttatgaacctccctatgctcaaacatggtgtttgttatggacagtccatgactagcacagaagtccaacaacaaagcaccactcgggttcagatcgggcaggccgttcctcccaatcacacccctccaggtttctccgtcgttacccacgtgagcgttgaagtctcccagaagaactatggagtccccagtcggcgccctttccagaacaccacccaaggactccaagaaggccgcgtactccgaactgccgtttggtgcataggcacaaacgacagtcagagactttcctcctgcgattcccagtcgcagagaggcgaccctctcattctccggggagaactccagaacagcggcgctcagccgggggcttgtgagtatccccacacccgcccggcgcctctcaccctgggcaactccggaaaaggaaaaagtccagcccctctccaggagtttggttccagaaccggtgctatgcgtggaggtgagcccaactatatctagctggtagcgttccacctcccgcaccagctccggttccttccccgccagagaggtgacattccacgtccctagagctagtctgtgatgccggggtcagcacgcccaggtttccgccccagcctgccgcccagctcacattgcacccgaccccaatgcctatccctgcgggtggtgggcccacagggtggcggcacgatgtagctttttcgggctgggcccggccgggccccatgtgccaaggcccggccaccagacgccgccggcgagctcccctaccaggtctggctccaggagggtgccccggtttccctattccgggcgaggtgccacaaccttgcatcgtccgattcattgaggtttggtgaatcgctcttagtctgacccctccccgaGACCACttcgataaggtggcgattcattggatgaattgggtaacactgcccacagtgttacccaattcaaaataaattaccaaacccaaaactaagtatataattaaacaaaacgAATGATcatcaatataaaaatacaaatcttaaTATATCAAATTTCAACAACTCCAGTGATCGTGTTTTGTCGTATAGattaatagatagatagactcTCAAGGAATTTGGACTTCTTTGCTTGCACCAGCTTACGGTACTCTTCGTCCAATCGTTTCCCAACGGGACCGTTCTTCACTTCTTCCCAGTCCTTGTCGGTCTACACACAAAAGGCaatatggaaaagaaaaaaacaaacaaattttcAGTACACACAGGTGATTAATCATCAGGGTCCACCATCACAAAGCCCTGCTTGTTAATGGCAAATTAAATGTAACTTCTCACCATGTTCTCGAATGCCTCCCCTTTGTAGTAGGTCTTGTCTGATGGATACTCTATTCCCTCTTCAATCAGCTGCTTCCGGCTTGAAGCCACCAAATGCAGCTCCTCTCCATCGTAGGCATACACCTTTTTGTCCTCACAGGTCATCAGGACGAGCTGGCCACACGGGCATGAGGTCCCCTCCACCTTACCCACAACCCGCATGCTCACTTTAACTGGAAGGTAAAAATTGTTCCACTCATACACCACGTTCTCCTTCCCACTGTAAATGGTGTCGTCCAGGTTTCCAATCGTCCACTTTGCTCCCGCCGGCTTCTTTAGGGGATAGTCTTGTGTCTTTTGTGGACAAAAGCTCTGCCACGTTTATCACAGCATCTAAAACTGTGACAGATGCCAGAGGATTTTGAGTGCGAGGCAAAGGTGTGTGTAGTTTACCTTGAGGTTTTTTGATTAGCTCGTTAGTAGGCATATCCAGCTGATCTGCCGACCTGAAAGGCAGAAAGTGAGCAGCAGTGATTACTGGACCATATATAAGAAGAATATGTTGTGGTACCTTCGGAcagaatatacaaaaaaaaagtggcaaaaTTGTGATTTGTCTCAACACAGGATTAACCACCCAGTTGAATCCTTTAAATCTAAACTCATCTTTTCCCCcaattttcacattattatttattcttatggCGACTCTAGCGCTCCTGTAACTATGTTGTTATTAAGGGGAATAGCTGGAGTCACTTTGACTAAACAAGCAGAAGTGTAAATTGAGAGCTATTCCAGCGTGGAGTAAATAAACAgaagttttttaaaaaactcCAGAAACTCAGTAAAATGATTCGATAACATGTTATTGATTATGCAGTTCTTCATTCCTCAGTTTCCATTTTCATCCTACCTTTTCATGTTTCTTCAGTTTTCGCTCCAGTGCAGAAGTGTAGTCTGTCCTGTTGTCTTTATGGCACAGAGGAGGTTTTGGGATTCACGATTAGTAAGTACCCTTAATTCACCTGCCTTtgctagaaaaacaacaatacctGTTGATAGTAACAAAATACggacttatttattttcatatatcaCGCACACAAAATATGAGCACAAGCTAACAATTCGGCCATATCTTTTCCATATAAGatttataaaactatatatttctGGATTTGCCTTAAATCACACGTTTTCACAAATAGaataaaatctgtttaaataggaatctattgttttcttttgaaaggctacgacattaaataaatatggtACTCATCTATAATTGATAAAGTAACACTATTACTACATTactcatttaaaatcatatttccaGTTGTTATATGATATGTAAACCAACAACTATATGTTTTCCAACAATGTACAAACTGCCAACATTATtatcaaaaaataatttaatagtCACCCAAGATTTCCTTTTTTACCTTCAACTAACTGAACAGTTTAGTTTCAGTTGTTGTAATGACTTTGTGAATCAGTTCACTCATGGCCTGGTTTTCTCTGGATCAGCCTGAAGCAAtcagcaataaaacacaacacgTTACAACAATTACACATTTCACTGACAACAGAAGTTAAATTAGCAATGTAGAATTGAATCATAATGACATTAAATATTGGCAAAGGAAAGCACTTAAAAGCAGCTACTCACCATTGTTAAGTCGTCAGTAAttgaaacagaaataaagaaatgaaacccTATACATCCAGATTCTAACTACCActccttgtttattttcatgatgtAAAGGGAATGGGGAGGGATTTATAGAGAAGTTGAATTGTTTCACTGGAAAGtcataatacttgtttgttCACACCTggacaaagttgttttttataaatatgccAATAGAAACATATGAATAGCGAAAAGGCTTTCTTGCACAGATGTTGATTTTAGGCCTGGTGTCCCATAACAGCAGCCAACAATTTGCTTTGAGAGTAGGATCGGAAAACCCGCTCATGTCTTATCAACTTATGTAACCATCAGAGTAAAATGGAAGACAATGTGGGTTCTGCTTCACATGTTTAATGACTATAACtcagcattctttttttatgttttgttgttttgggaaTATTTAAATGAGTATGTTGTTCCCTGTTTATCTATTGTTTGTGTCGTCTGGATGTATCTTGTGAGTATCAAGCCTCTGAATTCAGCCACAACTTCCTCATGTGgtttgcaaatgtttgtttcagCCTCCCCACACAGAATAAATTTTTTCTCACAATCatgtttagaaaaatattttcatttgttacaGTAGACAAGGAAAAAGTGCATGCTGGTCGtatacctgcctactcctatatATAACTGCAGGtgcccacagtgttacccaattcaaaataaattaccaaacccaaaactaagtatataattaaacaaaacgaatgaccatcaatagaaaaatacaaatcttaATATATCAAATTTCAACAACTCCAGTGATCGTGTTTTGTCGTATAGATTAATAGATAGTAGACTCTCCAGGAATTTGGACTTCTTTGCTGTCACCAGTTTACGGTGCTCTTCGTCCAAGCGTTTCCCCTCGGGACCCTTCCTCACTTTTTCCCAGTCCTTGTCGGTCTACACACAAAAGGCAATATGgaaaagaatataaaacaaacattgtcaGTACACACAGGTGATTAATCATCAGGGTCCACCATCACAAAGCCCTGCTTGTTAATGGCAAATTCAATGTAACTTCTCACCATGTTCTTGAATGCCTCCCCTTCGTAGTAGGTCTTGTCTGATGGATACTCTATTCCCTCTTCAATCAGCTGCTTCAGGCTTGAAGCCACCAAATGCAGCTCCTCTCCATCGTAGGCATACACCTTTTTGTCCTCACAGGTCATCAGGACGAGCTGGCCACACGGGCATGAGGTCCCCTCCACCTTACCCACAACCTGCATGCTCACTTTATCTTGAAGGTAAAATTTGTTCCACCCATACACCACGTTCTCCTTCCCACTGTAAATGGTGTCGTCCAGGTTTCCAATCGTCCACTTTGCTCCCGCCGGCTTCTTTAAGTCGATAGTCTTGTGTCTAATTGTGGACAAAAGCTCTGCCACCTTTATCACAGCATCTAAAACTGTGACAGATGCCAGAggattttgattaaatatggaaaatatttaTCATAGCAAGGTTGTACAATGTGCGAGGCTAAGGTGTGTGTAGTTTACCTTGAGGTTCTTTGATTCGCTGCTTAGTAGGCATATCCAACAGCTGGCCTGCTGACCTGAAAGGCAGAAAGTGAGCAGCAGTGATTACTGGACCATATATAAGAAGAATATGTTGTGGTACCTTAGGACagaatatacaaaaaaagtgGCAAAATAGTGATTTGTCTCAATTGAGGATTAACCACCCAGTTGAATCCTTTAAATCTAAACTCATCTTTTTCCCcaattttcacattattatttattcttatggCGACTCTAGCGCTCCTGTATCTATGTTGCTATTAAGGGGAATAGCTGGAGTCACTTTGACTAAACAAGCAGAAGTGTAAATTAAGAGCTGTGACAGTGtacaagaatatgtttttattccagcgtggagtaaataaacagaagtttttttaaaaactccagAAACTCAGTAAAATGATTTGATAACATGTTATTGATTATGCTGTTCTTCATTCCTCAGTTTCCATTTTCATCCTACCTTTTCATGTTTCTTCAGTTTTCACTCCAGTGCAGAAGTGTAGTCTGTCCTGTTGTCTTTATGGCACAGAGGAGGTTTGGGGATTCACGATTAGTAAATACCCCTTAATTCACCTGCCTTtgctagaaaaacaacaatacctGTTGATAGTAACAAAATACGGACTTGTTTATTTCATGCACACAAGCGATATATTTCTGGATTTGCCTTAAATcacacatgctttaatgttttcaaaatagaataaaagctGTTTAAATAGGAATCTATTGCTTTCTTTTGAAAGGCCATGTTGGGTCACAACAATTTGATTCTGCAAGAAAATATTCACCCTTGAATTTGCCATTGTCttagtttttctttctaatcatCTCACATGTGATAAACACTGTTTAGTAGACCTAAAGGCCCTAAACCCTTGTGTTTTATCATCACCGATAATATTAGTTCTTggatgtcatttatttaaacatttatataaataaatatacctgaagGTAATCTctaaataagtttaaaaatgttttttttttttacaaaacgtGGCGTTTAAAGGGCCGATCAGCtgatcaggagacagccaggTGTTTCCCACCAAAAATTTtcgtgacgctgtgttgcgacagccaatcagcgttgagattcatTCTGTCATGTAAGCCAGGTCTGGCACCAGTCGATCCGAGCTCCgctcacaaaacaaaaaagtgatttccttgtcgtcttgcagagagaaataacaaaacatgaattctgactttttacaaacaaccatcattatgttgttatttcccCTTTTggacatttattgcaattatatCACAGTAAAATGTCGCGAATATTCGTTTCGGGGCTTTGTGAACAAGCCTTGATATGGAccttttctctcctgtttccttaagataagataagataagataatcctttattagcagtggggaaatttacaggattacagctgcaaacaagagacatagtaaaaataagtattataaataagcaaatgagcaataaaaaaacagtaaagaatccacagtaaatattatatgtacagacagaaactattataactattgtattgcacagagtATTATCTTAAActgactttatttattattgaatatAAGTGTCTCCCCTGGTCTCCTGATCCCAAGAGTTGTTTTAACAGGACTTTAACGTGAACGTTTATCAAACTCACTCAAATGACTCACCGGAGTTGAAGAGAGGTTAAAGTCCGTCGGGTGTTTGCGGAAATAAACGCTTAACATGAAAGTGGTCAAGCCAGTCTATGATTCATGTTTACTCCGCTCCATGCACACCTGCGCATTGGGAATAAAACAGGAACTCTGTATTAAACCGCAACACTGCAAGTTCCCATCTTTCCATGGTTCTCtcctttaaaaggttttctgatgcttcacttGGTTAATCTGTGGACTTCACACATTacagttctctgactgaaaacatggtgacatcagcatggaattaggctttctcaataaatatctttatttacagatactaaataaataacattatatattatgataataatgataattattattatcagtcacAGCATTGCACAACATGAGTCCACTAGTCAACAATCTAGtgtcaaatcttacatttacacagaaaataagtttatttacaaaacttgGTGttgccaatcagctctttgatcaggagacagccaggcgtttcccatcatgcactgcgcCATGCAGTCCTTGGAGAGCAACTTACAAATTGTCAATAAGAGCCTGCAAAAGACATATATTCAAACTtagggggagagaaggaaagacagaaacaaaatataaatttaaatagaaaaacataaataaaatttaaaaaaagaggatcCTGATTGTATAATTACAAACATATATCGAAGGCAATGCATGACATCcttgtttttaatcacaaaacacaaaaaagttattttgacaacagaagtTGCCCTAACtttgaagttcaaatgaaaaatgtaactcttttaacacatgtgcatgtgcagtattaTTCAACCCCCAGCTTCAGTACTTTGTGGCGCATCCTTTAGCTTTTATAACTTCTAACAAACGTTTTGGGTAAGTGCTGACAAGCTTCTTACACCTCTCGATCGGAATCTTTGCCCATTCTTCACGTGCAAAAGCCTCTAgctcagtgatgtttgatggcTTCTGTGCTGCAACTGCCTTCTTTAAATCCCACCAAGGATTTTCAATCGGATTTAAATCTGGTGACTGAGaaggccactccaggacgtTCCAGGATATTTTTCTCAACCTAGCTTTGGTTGACTTGGAGGTGGgcttgggatcattgtcttgctggagAGTCTAATGATCACAAAGGTTTAATTTGCCAACAGAAGGCATCaccttcctctttaaaatggcCTGGTATTTCTGGGAATCCATGATGCCAGGTACACCATCAAGATTGCCAGTTCCTGccgcagaaaaacagccccacatcaTCAATGACCCGCCTTCATGCTTGACCGTGGGGATGGTATTCTTCTGGTCATAAGCCTGGCCTTTCACACGCCAGACATACCGCTGGTCCATATGTCCAAACAGTTCCAGTTTGGTTTCATCAGTCCATAGAACTGTCTCCCAAAACTCTGTAGTCTTATCCAAATTCCTCCTGGCATATTCTAGTCGACTTTTGATGTTCCTTGTGGTCAAGAGTGGAGTCCGGCCATGAAGTCCTTGTTTAGTCAGTGCACGTCTTATAGTTGCCACTGAAGCACTTGTACCAGCCTTCATCAGGTCATCCTGTAGGTGTCTTGCAGTCACACAGGGGTTTCTCTTAGATGTTCTGACTAAATTGCTAAGGAcccttgatgaaatgttgggctttcttcCATGGCCAGGCAGGTTTGCAGCTGTTCCATAAGTATTAAACTTCCTTATAATGCTCCAATGGTGTCTcttggaatattacatttttgggaaatcttCTTATACCCAAGGCCCTTcaggtgtgatgaaataatctcctctctcagcttttgtggaagctcctttgtctttcccatgTTTGCAACTCACCTTGAATACCTTCATGGGTGGGGTTTATATATGCAGCACAGCTAAAGCAAATTAAGGATCATTATAGAGTTCCTAAAGGCTTAATTATGTTTCAACTCCACTTTAGGCCATAAAAACTGTcagacagctttaaaaacaacaatattatataggggttgaataattgtgacatggctatcttaacaaaatatactgttacacacaaatactacatcatgcattttttgtgttgattttatgtatCGCTCaactcataaagaagtcatCTGAAGCAGAATCTTGCACTTTGAAAAAACTTGAATtgataaatccttaaaatctttggggggttgaatatttctgattgcaactgtatatagctactctattgggtttatatatttgtaaatctgaCTCTGAAAGAGTCAGTGCCTCACCAGCCACGAACCTCACCGCACGTCACTACATACACAGTGGGTTATTTGGCCCAAATATGTTCatgtgcaaagtaaacaacaatcaaCTGTTTATGTTGACAACAACTCATGTTCTACAGACACACCATATAATtcatatcagcatgttaacgtTATATGTAACTTATTAGCAGCTAAACTCCGGACCAAACTCCGCTGACGGCCGTgtcttttatgtaaatgtacatttttcagcatttttcgCTTAGATTTGTCTAAAGTTAACGAGAAATAGACACTGTACTATCCGATAACACCGTTATTGTAACCAGCAATAATGGTTGATGTGATTTGCGAGGCGTCTGTCAGCCAACTGTCTAACATTAGCACGTTAGCCTACGTTAGATAGCCTAACGTTCTTGCAGCGTACCAACGTCACACGTTACCGTAAATGCTATCTTAAAAAGGCTGCTCGAAACCAACGGTTTTTGAAAATGCCTTCACCCGAAAGACATGTcttgtaatacacctgtctattaaaatacatgtcttgtaatacacctgtctattaaaATACATGTCTTGTAATACACCGGTCTATTAAAATACATGTCTTGTAATACACCGGTCTATTAAAATACATGTCTTGTAATACACCGgtcttg is a genomic window containing:
- the LOC129097691 gene encoding uncharacterized protein LOC129097691 translates to MKRSAGQLLDMPTKQRIKEPQVLDAVIKVAELLSTIRHKTIDLKKPAGAKWTIGNLDDTIYSGKENVVYGWNKFYLQDKVSMQVVGKVEGTSCPCGQLVLMTCEDKKVYAYDGEELHLVASSLKQLIEEGIEYPSDKTYYEGEAFKNMTDKDWEKVRKGPEGKRLDEEHRKLVTAKKSKFLESLLSINLYDKTRSLELLKFDILRFVFFY